The nucleotide sequence TCCAGACAGCGGGGACAGATTGCCGCACCGGGGTCCTCGCCGGGGAGGTACTCCCGCAAGTCGGCTGGAACGGCGAACGCGAGCATCCGGGAACCACATGCCGGACAGTCCATGCCTGACGTACGCGGACCCCGGGCAAAAAGGTACGCCGTGGGGTGACCACGCCCGCCGTGGCAGGGCAGCCCTGACGGTCAGCCGTCGCCGGAGCACATTTGAGGTCAGGGTGAGAAGCGTTCACTATGGCCGAACGTCCGCTGAAGCAGCGATTCGTCCTCGACACGTCGGTGTTCATCACGCCGGAGATCCGGGAGGACGACGAGGACATCGAAGAGGCCGTCGATCGCCTGCTCGACCTCGTCGCGGCGGCGAAACTCGAACACAACATCTCGTGTTACATGCCGCCCTCGATCAACGACGAACTCACGACGATGCTCAGAGATCGGGACGTGAGCACCGAGACGATCGCCAAACTCGACACCTGGGTCATCACCAAGAGTCCGGCCCAGTACGAACTCATGATCCCGGCCGAAATCGTCTATGGATTCATCGACGAGATGAGCGAGCGGGTCAACCGCGGCCTTCGAGTCTCGGAGAAGGCCGTCCGCAAAGCCGAGCAGTCACGCGACGAGCAGGAGACGGACAGCGAACACATGAGCGAGGTCGACCAGGTCATCTCGGATCTCCGGGACGAATATCGGCGGGCACTCCGCCAGGGCGTGCTCGACTCCAGAGAGGACTTCGACCTGTTGATCCTCGCGCGCGAACTCGAAGCCGGCGTCGTCACGGAAGATACCGGCATCATCAACTGGGCCGAGGACTTCGGTCTGCGGTATCTGCGGGGACGGTCGTTCCCGTCGTTACTCGAGGAGTATTTAGCGGCAGGTGAGCGGATCGACTGAGCAATCGTCGCGCCTGCGGGCGATTCTCGATTTGAAATTTGACACTCTCGGTTTCGGTCGGCGTATTATTTGCGAAAGCCATAATACCGCAAAGCCAGTGGCTCCAGTACCGACTACGCTATGGGACGCCATCACGCTATATATCGGCCGACACACACGAACGGGGTCGTACCGGGAGATCGACTACAGCGGAGATCGTCCACCCAGCCATGATCGTGGGCGTACCGACAGCGTCCGGCGATGAAACCCGTGTCGCAGTGGTCCCCGGGGTCGCCGAGGACCTCCTCGAGGATGGTCACGAAGTACTCCTCGAAGCCGGGGCCGGCGAGACCGCCGGGTTCGACGACGACGCCTATCGCGAGGCAGGCTGTGACGTCCTCGACGACCGGGCGGCGGTGTTCGATCGCGCTGACGTCATCTTCGAGGTGGAAGCGTTGGGCGCAATCGAGGACGGGGACGCCACCGTCTATCGCGAGGGACAAACCGTCATCGGGTTACTCGGGCCCTACGACGTCGATGACGACGTTCTGGAGGCACTGGCCGAACGGCAGGTTAGCACGTTCGCGCTCGAACTCATCCCGCGGATCAGCCGCGCCCAGAGCATGGACGCGCTGTCGTCGATGGCCAACCTCGCGGGCTACAAAGCGATGGTGCAGGCCGCGAGCGAACTCGACAAGCTCGTGCCGATGCAGATGACCGCGGCGGGAACCGTCCAGCCCGCCGACGTCTTCGTGATCGGCGCGGGCGTCGCCGGCCTCCAGGCGATCACCACTGCTGACCGACTCGGGGCGTCGGTCCGGGCCTACGACATCCGGCCCGAAGCCGCCGAGGAGATCGAAAGCGTCGGGGCGGACTTCGTCGAACTCGATGTCCACGCCGACGACGCCGCCGACGAGGAAGGTCACGCCCAGGAGATGGACGAAGAGTTCTACCGGAAACAGCGCGCCCAACTCGCCGAGGTCGTCGCCGAGGCCGATGTCGTCATCACGACGGCGGCGATCCCGGGTGGACCGGCCCCCCGGCTCGTCACTGAAGACGCCGTCGCCGCAATGGATCACGGCTCCGTCATCGTCGACCTGGCCGCCGACGGCGGGGGCAACTGCGACGTCACCCAACCCGACGAACGAGTCGAGTACGAAGGGGTCACGGTCTTTGGGCCGACGAACCTGCCCTCGACGCTGCCCCGGACGGCGAGTGAGCTGTACGCCAACAATCTCCGGAATCTCTTCGAGCTTCTGGTCGAGGAGGGCGAGTTGACGATCGACATCGACGACGAGATCGTCGACGCGACGCTGCTCACCCACGACGGAACGGTCAGAGCCCCCCACGAGGACGATAGCGAGTCCGACGGGGGCGATTCGAGTGACGGCGGGGAGGAGGCCACCGACGCGGACGACGAGCACGGTGACGACACGAATGGAGACAGACAGAACCAAACGACCGATGGAGGGAACGATGCGTAAGTCACCCCGCGGCGGGACAGCCCACACAAGGAGGGCAGAGCCATGAGTCTCGTCACCAACCTTACGCTGTTCGTGCTCGCGGCCTTCCTGGGCTATGAGATCATCACCCAGATCCCGACGAACCTCCACACGCCGCTGATGTCAGGCTCGAACGCCATTTCGGGGATCACGCTGCTGGGCTCAGTGCTGGTCGCCGGCTCGGGCGAGACCACGCTGGCGACCGTCCTTGGCTTTCTGGCGGTCGTGATGGCGACGATCAACGTCGTCGGCGGCTATCTCGTGAGTCACTTCATGCTCGCGGAGTTCAACCAGGGTGGTCGCTGAGATGGCCGACGGTGTTCTCGGGAGTCTCCCGCCGGCGGCGATCGAACTCGCGTATCTGGCCGCAGCGATCCTGTTCATCCAGGGGCTGCGGGACATGACCCACCCGCGGACGGCGGCCCGTGGGAATCAGCTCTCCTCGGGCGGGATGTTCCTGGCCGTCCTCGCGACGGTGCTTTACTTCGAGATCGTCTCGCCGCTGTTGCTGGCCGCAGCGCTCCTGATCGGCGGGTCGATCGGCGTCTGGCTCGCCGTCAGCGTCGAGACCACGGAGATGCCACAGCTGGTCGGGCTGTTCAACGGGTTCGGCGGCGGGGCCTCGGCAGTGGTCGCCGGGGCCGAACTGGTCGACACCGTCGATCCCGCGACAACTGCATCCCTCTCGGCCGATCTGACGGTCTCGGCGGCAATCGCCGGCATCATCGGGTCGGCGACGCTGTTCGGCAGCCTTATCGCCGCCGGAAAGCTCCACGGCATGGTCGGCGACCCGCCTCTCAGCGGGACGGCCGGCCAGGCACTCCAGGGACTCTTCCTGCTCGGGGCCGTCGTCGCCGGCGGGTTCCTGGTGGTCCAGACCGGAATCCTTGGGGGCGATCCGTTGACAACGTGGCTCCCCTCCTACTGGGTGCTGGTAGCCGCGGCGTCGGTGTTCGGCATCGTCTTGGTGTACCCGATCGGCGGCGCGGACATGCCGGTCGTGATCGCCCTGTTGAACTCGATGTCCGGGCTCGCGGCGGCGACCACCGGGTTCGTGCTGGACAACACGGCGCTGATCGTCGCGGGGACCCTGGTCGGCGCGGCCGGGCTCATCCTCACGTTCATCATGTGTGAGTCGATGAACCGCCCGCTACTGGACGTCCTCTTCGGGACCATGGGCGGCGACGACGAAGATGTCGAAGACATCTACGAAGGCAACATCACCGAGACCTCGCCCGAAGAGGTCGAAATGCTGCTCGAAGTCGCCGAACGGGTCGTCGTCGTCCCGGGCTACGGGATGGCCGTCGCCCAGGCACAACACGCCGTCGCGGAACTCGCGGAACTCTTAGAGGAGGACGGCGTCGACGTCGAGTTCGGCATCCACCCCGTCGCGGGCCGGATGCCGGGGCACATGAACGCGTTGCTGGCAGAAGCTGACGTGCCCTACGACAAGATGCGGGAACTCGAAGAGATCAACCCGAAATTCTCCCAGACCGACCTGGTGATCGTCACCGGGGCCAACGACGTGGTCAACCCCTCGGCCAACGAAGACGAGAACAGCCCGATCGCGGGCATGCCCGTGCTGGAAGTCTGGGACGCCGGGACCGTCGTGGTCAACAAGCGCAGCCTGAGTTCCGGCTTCGCTGGCATTCCGAACCCCCTGTTCGCGAAGGACAACACGAGTATGCTGTTTGGCGACGCCCAGGCGTCGATGCAGGACCTCGTCAGCGCGTACAAGGAAAACCGGTAGCTAGCGCCTCCTCATCGGTGGCGTCCCCTTCGCT is from Halorhabdus sp. BNX81 and encodes:
- a CDS encoding NAD(P)(+) transhydrogenase (Re/Si-specific) subunit beta, with amino-acid sequence MADGVLGSLPPAAIELAYLAAAILFIQGLRDMTHPRTAARGNQLSSGGMFLAVLATVLYFEIVSPLLLAAALLIGGSIGVWLAVSVETTEMPQLVGLFNGFGGGASAVVAGAELVDTVDPATTASLSADLTVSAAIAGIIGSATLFGSLIAAGKLHGMVGDPPLSGTAGQALQGLFLLGAVVAGGFLVVQTGILGGDPLTTWLPSYWVLVAAASVFGIVLVYPIGGADMPVVIALLNSMSGLAAATTGFVLDNTALIVAGTLVGAAGLILTFIMCESMNRPLLDVLFGTMGGDDEDVEDIYEGNITETSPEEVEMLLEVAERVVVVPGYGMAVAQAQHAVAELAELLEEDGVDVEFGIHPVAGRMPGHMNALLAEADVPYDKMRELEEINPKFSQTDLVIVTGANDVVNPSANEDENSPIAGMPVLEVWDAGTVVVNKRSLSSGFAGIPNPLFAKDNTSMLFGDAQASMQDLVSAYKENR
- a CDS encoding Re/Si-specific NAD(P)(+) transhydrogenase subunit alpha; translated protein: MIVGVPTASGDETRVAVVPGVAEDLLEDGHEVLLEAGAGETAGFDDDAYREAGCDVLDDRAAVFDRADVIFEVEALGAIEDGDATVYREGQTVIGLLGPYDVDDDVLEALAERQVSTFALELIPRISRAQSMDALSSMANLAGYKAMVQAASELDKLVPMQMTAAGTVQPADVFVIGAGVAGLQAITTADRLGASVRAYDIRPEAAEEIESVGADFVELDVHADDAADEEGHAQEMDEEFYRKQRAQLAEVVAEADVVITTAAIPGGPAPRLVTEDAVAAMDHGSVIVDLAADGGGNCDVTQPDERVEYEGVTVFGPTNLPSTLPRTASELYANNLRNLFELLVEEGELTIDIDDEIVDATLLTHDGTVRAPHEDDSESDGGDSSDGGEEATDADDEHGDDTNGDRQNQTTDGGNDA
- a CDS encoding RNA ligase partner protein: MAERPLKQRFVLDTSVFITPEIREDDEDIEEAVDRLLDLVAAAKLEHNISCYMPPSINDELTTMLRDRDVSTETIAKLDTWVITKSPAQYELMIPAEIVYGFIDEMSERVNRGLRVSEKAVRKAEQSRDEQETDSEHMSEVDQVISDLRDEYRRALRQGVLDSREDFDLLILARELEAGVVTEDTGIINWAEDFGLRYLRGRSFPSLLEEYLAAGERID
- a CDS encoding NAD(P) transhydrogenase subunit alpha; this encodes MSLVTNLTLFVLAAFLGYEIITQIPTNLHTPLMSGSNAISGITLLGSVLVAGSGETTLATVLGFLAVVMATINVVGGYLVSHFMLAEFNQGGR